In one Arthrobacter jinronghuae genomic region, the following are encoded:
- a CDS encoding LysR family transcriptional regulator, with protein sequence MAQAWPNLSVLELFVAVVDEGSVASGARKLGMAQSNASRSIAELEADLKTPLLERSPRGSAPTAAGVLLADSARELLEAARRFNSVVRAGRSGEAMELRVGASLTIADMLLPAWVAELKRRLPQARIDVRVENSAQVIEEVQRGTLQLGFVETPNLPVRLNALVVREDELVVVVGPDHEWANRTRIGLQELAETPLVVREPGSGTREALQEVLSGYDVVEPAQVLSSNAAVRVAVAAGAGPAVLSELVVRDQLASGELLRVPFEGEGISRPLTAIWSGPRRLTGVAAELVAVAAGRA encoded by the coding sequence ATGGCTCAGGCGTGGCCGAACCTTTCGGTGCTGGAACTGTTCGTTGCCGTAGTGGACGAGGGCAGCGTGGCTTCCGGGGCGCGGAAACTGGGTATGGCCCAGTCCAATGCGAGCCGGTCTATTGCCGAGTTGGAAGCGGATTTGAAGACTCCCCTGCTTGAACGCAGCCCTCGCGGTTCGGCACCTACAGCGGCCGGAGTCCTGCTGGCGGACTCGGCTCGGGAACTGTTGGAGGCGGCGCGACGCTTCAACAGTGTGGTGCGTGCCGGCCGAAGCGGAGAGGCCATGGAACTCCGTGTGGGTGCCAGTCTCACCATCGCGGACATGCTGTTGCCGGCCTGGGTTGCCGAGCTGAAGCGCCGGCTGCCGCAGGCCCGCATTGATGTGCGGGTGGAGAACTCGGCGCAGGTCATCGAGGAGGTGCAGCGCGGCACCCTCCAGCTGGGGTTTGTGGAAACTCCGAATCTGCCGGTGCGGCTGAACGCCCTGGTGGTCCGGGAGGACGAGCTGGTGGTGGTTGTTGGTCCGGATCACGAATGGGCCAACCGGACCCGGATCGGTTTGCAGGAACTGGCGGAAACCCCTCTGGTGGTTCGGGAACCCGGGTCTGGTACCCGCGAAGCGCTGCAGGAAGTCCTTTCCGGGTACGACGTCGTCGAGCCGGCCCAGGTACTCAGCAGCAATGCTGCGGTGCGGGTTGCTGTTGCTGCCGGAGCCGGCCCGGCCGTGTTGAGCGAACTGGTGGTTCGCGACCAGCTTGCCAGCGGGGAGCTGCTGCGGGTTCCTTTCGAAGGAGAGGGAATCAGCCGACCCCTCACGGCCATCTGGTCCGGCCCACGGCGGTTGACCGGAGTCGCGGCCGAGCTGGTGGCGGTGGCTGCCGGGAGGGCGTAG
- a CDS encoding ATP-binding protein: MSIETTLPMGDLINPGQNRLASVQIVNWGTFDGAHTIKVDRAGTLLTGDSGVGKSTIFDAMLQVMDARPRMNEAAQNNSGTNAEEKRNAFSYMRGRLGTQGADDGAGTAYQRPGATWSAVCLTFDNGLGQITSLSVVMDLPATGTEHNLGRYYLVHNRPLDLQALQAGMRGRFTKGSLETLLPGAAVFDSHKMFAERYRHALGVEDEKAFNLLRILQTGKGLGGTVNDFFRNHVLDTPRTLTAAEEAVEDFSHLRSIRRQLERARQQRDHLQSVPELHTRYREAADALAHNRALAKEGLPAYRQRLALEGAQRTAEKLEQAATEARSELSAAETRRATLKDQRDALSTRYTEEGGGAIATLERELAAASAQLRSRETVENAAKDELAAAGIDVDFSPAGLVTARSRAAELVKSLGTELDAARERSSNAHGEAWSLKGQIAKLENEIGSFRRRTSNIRQDSLDQRTRICAATGIDEADMPFAGELIDLPNEHAQWRPAAERTLRSLATALLVPGEHMAAVTRYLSENDMHGYVRCIDVSVPVDGPTEPGPDDLITKLLTHHSEMGEWVRHKITAHYDFVCVEDPAGLADVAKGVSLGGAVKRNRSTTEKDDRHTKASDNVLGFDNKDTVAALGNELLALRGVFEEADNLSRQHAQEQDELVRRLAAVRAIAADERTWEDLSADAARAAVAVANDRLESARDANADLEQIRFELDTAELDLTAATEKVGVLKGDAARLDADLAAAVERRTALSAKAPEALSEGLRSALAELFEPFGELTDPARLKEAAGEVERSLITEQARLEKTLLETRAKLERTFETFSDKWGSDFGTSVESAGAYEDRFEDIISEGLPQREAEFREYFNNRTYERFSDLLQLLDEERRSISSRLLPLNSVLRRVEYSAGSHLEIEVATTVPDAAHKFRTELKNALPMMGSRQDRADMDARYAALEGLVDRLKDPEEKRWRAEVLDVRSHVTITCTHRLASGHTYTNLQASLMSGGEGQRFTAFIMASALAYQLGIVSQGFSTYGTVMMDEAFVKSSLSFAEASINALHEFGFQLLLAAPEDKVDLSRFLGSVTEILRDDVTNRSGVMERAMGNSRSVDILLR; this comes from the coding sequence ATGAGCATCGAAACCACCCTCCCCATGGGAGACCTGATCAACCCCGGCCAGAACCGGCTCGCCTCCGTGCAGATCGTCAACTGGGGCACCTTCGACGGCGCGCACACCATCAAGGTGGACCGTGCCGGCACGCTGCTCACCGGCGACTCCGGCGTGGGCAAATCCACCATCTTCGACGCCATGCTCCAGGTCATGGACGCCCGCCCGCGGATGAACGAGGCCGCGCAGAACAACTCCGGCACCAACGCCGAGGAAAAGCGCAACGCGTTCTCCTACATGCGCGGACGCCTGGGCACCCAGGGAGCCGACGACGGCGCGGGCACCGCCTACCAGCGCCCCGGCGCCACCTGGTCCGCGGTCTGCCTGACCTTCGACAACGGTCTGGGACAGATCACCAGCCTCTCCGTGGTTATGGACCTTCCCGCCACCGGCACCGAGCACAACCTGGGCCGCTACTACCTGGTGCACAACCGCCCGCTGGACCTTCAGGCCCTGCAGGCCGGCATGCGCGGCCGCTTCACCAAGGGAAGCCTGGAAACCCTGCTGCCCGGTGCGGCCGTGTTCGATTCGCACAAGATGTTCGCCGAACGCTACCGCCACGCTCTGGGTGTGGAGGACGAGAAGGCCTTCAACCTGCTGCGCATCCTGCAGACCGGCAAGGGCCTGGGCGGCACGGTCAATGACTTCTTCCGCAACCACGTGCTGGACACCCCGCGCACCCTCACCGCCGCCGAAGAGGCCGTGGAGGACTTCAGCCACCTGCGCAGCATCCGCCGCCAGCTCGAACGCGCCCGCCAGCAGCGCGACCACCTGCAGTCCGTTCCCGAGCTGCACACCCGCTACCGCGAAGCCGCCGACGCCCTGGCGCACAACCGCGCCCTGGCCAAGGAAGGCCTGCCCGCCTACCGGCAGCGCCTGGCCCTCGAAGGCGCCCAGCGCACCGCCGAGAAGCTGGAGCAGGCCGCAACCGAAGCCCGCTCCGAACTCTCCGCCGCCGAAACCCGCCGGGCAACGCTGAAAGACCAGCGCGACGCGCTCAGCACCCGGTACACCGAAGAGGGCGGCGGAGCCATCGCCACTCTGGAACGCGAACTCGCGGCTGCGTCCGCGCAGCTGCGTTCCCGGGAAACCGTGGAAAACGCCGCCAAGGACGAGCTCGCCGCCGCGGGGATCGACGTCGACTTCTCCCCCGCCGGTCTGGTCACCGCCCGCAGCCGCGCCGCGGAGCTGGTGAAGTCGCTCGGCACCGAGCTCGACGCCGCCCGCGAGCGCAGCAGCAACGCGCACGGCGAGGCGTGGTCCCTCAAGGGGCAGATCGCGAAGCTGGAAAACGAGATCGGCTCCTTCCGCCGCCGCACCTCCAACATCCGCCAGGATTCCCTGGACCAGCGGACCCGGATCTGCGCCGCCACCGGCATCGACGAAGCGGACATGCCGTTCGCCGGCGAACTCATCGACCTACCCAACGAGCACGCCCAGTGGCGCCCGGCCGCCGAGCGTACCCTGCGTTCCCTCGCCACCGCGCTGCTGGTGCCCGGCGAGCACATGGCCGCCGTCACCCGCTATCTCAGCGAGAACGACATGCACGGCTACGTCCGCTGCATCGACGTCTCCGTTCCCGTGGACGGCCCCACCGAGCCTGGCCCCGATGACCTGATCACCAAGCTGCTCACCCACCACTCGGAAATGGGCGAGTGGGTCCGGCACAAGATCACCGCGCACTACGACTTCGTCTGCGTCGAGGACCCGGCCGGGCTGGCCGACGTCGCCAAGGGCGTGAGCCTCGGCGGTGCGGTCAAGCGCAACCGCAGCACCACCGAAAAGGATGACCGGCACACCAAGGCCTCGGACAACGTCCTGGGCTTTGACAACAAGGACACCGTCGCGGCGCTCGGCAACGAGCTGCTGGCCCTGCGCGGCGTCTTCGAGGAAGCGGATAACCTCTCCCGGCAGCATGCGCAGGAACAGGACGAGCTGGTCCGCCGGCTCGCCGCCGTGCGCGCCATCGCTGCCGATGAGCGGACCTGGGAGGACCTGTCGGCCGACGCCGCACGGGCCGCCGTCGCCGTCGCCAATGACCGGCTCGAATCCGCTCGGGATGCGAACGCCGATCTGGAGCAGATCCGCTTCGAGCTCGACACCGCCGAACTGGACCTCACCGCAGCCACCGAGAAGGTCGGCGTGCTCAAGGGCGACGCCGCGAGGCTCGACGCCGACCTGGCCGCCGCCGTCGAACGCCGCACCGCGCTCTCGGCGAAGGCACCCGAAGCGCTGTCCGAGGGACTCCGTTCCGCGCTGGCCGAACTGTTCGAACCCTTCGGGGAACTGACCGACCCGGCCCGGCTGAAGGAGGCCGCCGGCGAGGTGGAACGGTCCCTGATCACCGAGCAGGCCCGGCTGGAAAAGACCCTGTTGGAAACCCGTGCGAAGCTGGAACGCACGTTCGAGACGTTCAGCGACAAGTGGGGTTCGGACTTCGGCACGTCGGTGGAGTCCGCCGGTGCGTACGAGGACCGCTTCGAGGACATCATTTCCGAGGGCCTGCCGCAGCGCGAAGCCGAGTTCCGCGAGTACTTCAACAACCGCACCTACGAGCGGTTCAGCGACCTGCTGCAGCTCCTTGATGAGGAACGCCGCAGCATCTCCTCGCGCCTGCTGCCGCTGAACTCCGTGCTCCGCCGGGTGGAATACTCTGCCGGCAGCCACCTGGAGATCGAGGTCGCCACCACCGTTCCGGACGCCGCACACAAGTTCCGCACCGAACTGAAGAACGCGCTGCCCATGATGGGCTCGCGGCAGGATAGGGCGGACATGGACGCCCGGTACGCTGCGCTCGAGGGCCTGGTGGACCGGCTGAAGGATCCCGAGGAGAAGCGCTGGCGGGCCGAGGTGCTCGATGTCCGCTCGCACGTGACCATCACCTGCACCCACCGCCTTGCCAGCGGGCACACCTACACCAACCTGCAGGCGTCGCTGATGTCCGGCGGCGAGGGCCAGCGGTTCACCGCGTTCATCATGGCCTCGGCTCTGGCCTACCAGCTGGGCATTGTGTCCCAGGGCTTCAGCACCTACGGAACCGTGATGATGGACGAGGCGTTTGTTAAGTCGTCCCTGTCCTTTGCCGAGGCGTCCATCAACGCGCTGCACGAGTTCGGCTTCCAGCTGCTGCTCGCGGCGCCGGAGGACAAGGTGGACCTCTCCCGGTTCCTGGGCTCGGTCACGGAAATCCTGCGCGACGACGTCACCAACCGTTCCGGCGTGATGGAACGGGCCATGGGCAACTCACGGTCGGTGGACATCCTGCTGCGCTAG
- a CDS encoding DUF3375 domain-containing protein, whose translation MSFIENAVARWAELQRLQASPGWKLTNANAWVPALFREAFTRTRPRVPLDDFHAMTDSFLNRLRMDGVQLREDWTGRNYADDWVARRFLARPRADGKFVYELTESSARFLSYLDGYTSDKTSLNSSRLATLLDRVENLAQESNPDPAARIAVLKEEVARREEMIRALESGEAPPPLPDDTAVEAARDILDLAAALPADFKRMRDGLEKMLHDLRQEMVESNAAKGLTMGEILEADKKLRSTAEGRTYEGFTAFLNDADQQARFRAAIAEVLERDFADDMSPEDRQSLYRLISDMRDQATEIHRIYGRLSESMHTYVQSDEYRESVQLRQLIRAAETAIHKAPRGRRRAAVVPAPQLHGSGFESLSMVRVYNPEDHAAPRTLPEPPQFTEADIHRSVRTPRADRRVLADAVSRATATRTSATVAQVFEQLPPEHRHLNSIRALLAGGSAAGDTLESVTFTQIDGSERTALLPAVAVAKAPEK comes from the coding sequence ATGTCCTTCATCGAGAACGCCGTTGCCCGCTGGGCCGAACTGCAGCGGCTCCAGGCCTCCCCCGGCTGGAAACTGACCAACGCCAATGCCTGGGTCCCGGCACTCTTCCGCGAGGCCTTCACCCGCACCCGGCCCCGGGTTCCGCTGGACGACTTCCACGCCATGACCGACTCCTTCCTGAACCGCCTCCGCATGGACGGCGTGCAGCTGCGCGAGGACTGGACCGGACGGAACTACGCCGATGACTGGGTGGCCCGCCGCTTCCTGGCCCGCCCCCGCGCGGACGGAAAGTTCGTCTACGAACTCACCGAATCCTCCGCCCGCTTCCTCTCCTACCTGGACGGCTACACCAGCGACAAGACGTCCCTGAACTCCTCCCGCCTGGCCACCCTGCTGGACCGGGTGGAGAACCTCGCGCAGGAATCCAACCCGGACCCGGCCGCCCGCATCGCCGTCCTTAAAGAAGAGGTCGCCCGCCGCGAGGAAATGATCCGTGCCCTGGAATCCGGCGAGGCTCCCCCGCCTCTGCCGGACGACACCGCCGTCGAAGCCGCCCGCGACATCCTCGACCTGGCCGCCGCGCTGCCCGCCGACTTCAAACGGATGCGCGACGGCCTGGAAAAGATGCTGCATGACCTGCGCCAGGAAATGGTGGAATCCAACGCCGCCAAGGGCCTGACCATGGGCGAAATCCTTGAAGCGGACAAGAAGCTGCGCAGCACCGCCGAAGGCCGCACCTACGAGGGCTTCACCGCCTTCCTGAACGACGCCGACCAGCAGGCCCGCTTCCGCGCCGCCATCGCGGAGGTACTGGAACGGGACTTCGCCGACGACATGAGCCCCGAAGACCGGCAGAGCCTGTACCGGCTGATCAGCGACATGCGGGACCAGGCCACGGAAATCCACCGGATCTACGGCCGGCTCTCCGAATCCATGCACACCTACGTTCAGAGCGACGAGTACCGCGAATCCGTCCAGCTGCGCCAGCTCATCCGCGCCGCCGAAACCGCGATCCACAAGGCTCCGCGCGGGCGCCGCCGGGCCGCCGTCGTACCCGCACCGCAGCTGCACGGCTCGGGCTTCGAATCCCTCAGCATGGTCCGGGTCTACAACCCCGAAGACCACGCCGCCCCGCGCACCCTGCCCGAACCGCCGCAGTTCACCGAGGCGGACATCCACCGCTCGGTCCGCACCCCGCGTGCGGACCGGCGGGTACTGGCCGACGCCGTCTCCCGGGCGACGGCGACCCGCACCAGCGCCACCGTGGCCCAGGTGTTCGAGCAGCTGCCGCCCGAACACCGGCATCTGAACAGCATCCGTGCCCTGCTCGCCGGCGGTAGCGCCGCTGGGGACACCCTTGAATCCGTCACCTTTACCCAGATCGACGGCAGCGAGCGCACCGCGCTGCTGCCCGCCGTCGCCGTCGCGAAAGCCCCAGAAAAATGA
- a CDS encoding DUF4194 domain-containing protein, whose translation MSETTMSSTPEEFEPELEEEHDEPAPRDLLVDGPELFPGDTGTLPLKLRQALIRLLRGPYLDANSSDNVYETVVDNQEQLRVRLSELFLTLVIDEDRKVALLRPVEMAEPHTSALQRQREMTREETLLLLRMRLILDRHTGTGNEATIARQDIVEVLEGYVDPGQRDAKSVEDLADAAIRKLVQDRRLLLPTELDNVWVISNALPLALPYSQIGDIITFMQTLSGEDPDGIPSDTLNDGEEPA comes from the coding sequence ATGAGCGAGACCACCATGTCCTCCACGCCGGAGGAATTCGAGCCGGAGCTTGAAGAAGAGCACGACGAGCCCGCCCCGCGCGATCTCCTCGTCGACGGCCCGGAACTGTTCCCCGGCGACACCGGCACCCTGCCGCTGAAGCTGCGCCAGGCTCTCATCCGGCTGCTGCGCGGCCCGTACCTGGACGCGAACTCCTCGGACAACGTGTACGAGACCGTGGTGGACAACCAGGAGCAGCTGCGCGTCCGGCTGAGCGAACTTTTCCTCACCCTGGTCATCGACGAGGACCGCAAGGTCGCCCTGCTGCGCCCGGTGGAAATGGCCGAGCCGCACACCTCCGCCCTGCAGCGCCAGCGCGAAATGACCCGTGAGGAAACCCTGCTGCTGCTGCGGATGCGGCTGATCCTGGACCGCCACACCGGCACCGGGAACGAGGCCACGATCGCCCGGCAGGACATCGTCGAGGTGCTCGAGGGCTACGTGGATCCGGGGCAGCGCGACGCGAAGTCCGTGGAGGACCTGGCCGACGCCGCCATCCGCAAGCTCGTGCAGGACCGCCGGCTGCTGCTTCCCACCGAGCTGGACAACGTCTGGGTCATTTCCAACGCCCTGCCGCTGGCCCTGCCGTACAGCCAGATCGGCGACATCATCACCTTTATGCAGACCCTCTCGGGGGAGGATCCCGACGGCATCCCCAGTGACACCCTGAACGACGGCGAGGAGCCGGCATGA
- a CDS encoding oxygenase MpaB family protein: MSVFSPPRAIASWRRQLIGTFSNNAAEIPQWELELAEGDDVGHFGPESAVWAVHGSMTPIIAGIRALLLQALHPGAMAGVHDFSDYKDDPLGRLAGTIRWIFTVTYGDTAAAKAGSDWVLRLHERVHGTYVDADGAVRPYSANDPEIARWVHLAFADAFLSSHQRYGGPIPGGPDAYVAEWAVAGELMGIPDPPRSEADLRKQMAGYDTQLRNSDYVREALGFLRRPPLPGNQRIGYRVLFAGAVASLEPKHREMLGLRAPHLGPVPVPMKFPVKLVLGVIRLGLGPQGPSERSARERIERLSSAQ; the protein is encoded by the coding sequence ATGAGCGTTTTTTCTCCTCCCCGGGCGATCGCGTCCTGGCGCCGCCAGCTGATCGGCACATTCAGCAACAACGCCGCCGAGATCCCGCAGTGGGAGCTTGAGCTGGCGGAGGGCGACGACGTCGGCCACTTCGGTCCCGAGTCCGCGGTCTGGGCGGTGCACGGGTCCATGACGCCCATCATCGCCGGCATCCGGGCCCTGCTGCTCCAGGCGCTGCATCCCGGGGCGATGGCCGGGGTCCACGACTTCTCCGACTACAAGGACGATCCGCTGGGTCGGCTCGCCGGGACCATCCGGTGGATCTTCACCGTCACCTACGGGGACACGGCCGCTGCCAAGGCGGGCTCCGACTGGGTGCTGCGGCTGCATGAACGTGTGCACGGCACTTATGTAGACGCCGACGGCGCGGTGCGGCCGTATTCAGCCAATGATCCCGAGATTGCCCGCTGGGTGCATCTGGCCTTCGCCGACGCGTTCCTCTCCTCGCACCAGCGTTACGGCGGTCCCATTCCGGGCGGACCGGATGCCTATGTGGCGGAGTGGGCGGTGGCGGGTGAGTTGATGGGTATTCCGGATCCGCCGCGTTCCGAAGCCGATCTGCGGAAGCAGATGGCCGGCTACGATACCCAACTGCGCAACAGCGACTATGTGCGGGAGGCGTTGGGGTTCCTTCGCCGTCCTCCCCTGCCGGGAAACCAGCGGATCGGGTACCGGGTGTTGTTTGCCGGAGCTGTGGCCAGCCTGGAGCCGAAGCACAGGGAGATGTTGGGGCTGCGGGCTCCGCACTTGGGTCCGGTTCCGGTGCCAATGAAGTTTCCCGTGAAACTTGTTTTGGGTGTTATCCGGCTTGGGCTCGGTCCGCAGGGACCCAGCGAACGGTCTGCACGCGAGCGAATCGAGCGGCTTTCCTCCGCACAGTAG
- a CDS encoding GNAT family N-acetyltransferase yields the protein MPHVIQPLTPATFPAWLALAQKHNGVWGGCYCSYFHGDTEDTVKSEYDGPTFKQRLVAEGAAHAALVFDGDNAIAWCQYGSPGELPGIYHRKQYDAGETQPAPWRITCFFVDRDHRRSGVAREALDGALELIAQAGGGEVVSFPNELTPGKRTSSSFLHNGTRAMFEKAGFTFERHIGKNKTVMRKTVQPALRLTQG from the coding sequence ATGCCGCACGTAATTCAGCCGCTCACTCCGGCAACGTTTCCGGCGTGGCTTGCACTCGCGCAGAAACACAACGGGGTCTGGGGCGGGTGCTATTGCTCGTATTTCCACGGCGACACGGAGGACACCGTCAAAAGCGAGTACGACGGGCCGACCTTCAAGCAGCGACTTGTGGCGGAAGGCGCAGCACACGCGGCACTCGTTTTCGACGGCGACAACGCGATCGCATGGTGCCAGTACGGCAGTCCGGGCGAACTGCCGGGGATCTACCACCGCAAGCAGTACGACGCCGGCGAGACCCAGCCGGCGCCGTGGCGCATCACCTGCTTCTTCGTCGACCGCGACCACCGCCGTTCCGGCGTGGCACGGGAGGCACTGGACGGTGCGCTCGAACTGATCGCACAGGCAGGCGGAGGCGAGGTGGTCTCATTCCCCAACGAACTCACCCCGGGCAAGAGAACATCGTCCTCGTTCCTTCACAACGGCACACGGGCCATGTTCGAGAAGGCGGGATTCACGTTCGAACGCCACATCGGCAAGAACAAGACAGTGATGCGCAAGACCGTTCAACCGGCCCTGCGGCTGACGCAGGGTTGA
- a CDS encoding HNH endonuclease: MDQLGNTERITEEPGSENQQPDGQASGAEPPRPPCTVSVYRAELAAEPAYAADADTSTSADTPENDAEAAPAEPAEPAEPAEPAADGSTPIGSPVYPDGFTGTLALQNLEAFDEQMVGDALSRMAHLMSWVQALQVRLLNRMEEIFREDFHAASGRLEPGIAFSQAASECAAILNIPQVTAQRMMSEALNLCSTHTATLTALEEGQLSYQHAQVVLDQCQNVPAGALPEFEGDLLAAAPGQTRSQFSCKARRLRERKFPDTVSKQHQSAFEQRKVTLDREEDGMSCLSAHLRAAEAQQIYTALSTAARGEQAAGDSRSTDQLRADILAQLLMGGRLFAATGTRRGTGANRGGRHDGGSGDSEQGGGSKHPGVVTGNDSDVRFSGGERLGDESGPDEGIVPRAEIMVLINAETLFGADEQPAELHGYGPISAEAARRLARNAVGWTGLAQNPQTGEILGVGRRRKVPAGLRRWLRARDGTCRFPGCRVSTVNADIDHTVDWARGGPTDHGNLEHLCRRHHRFKTLGFWKACQPEPGVIEWTSPTGRTYRTEPYLDLGTPDPAPNLRAEHEQREPLQESAPQEQAPPF; this comes from the coding sequence ATGGATCAGCTCGGAAACACCGAACGGATAACCGAAGAGCCAGGCAGTGAGAACCAGCAGCCTGATGGGCAGGCTAGCGGGGCCGAGCCGCCGCGCCCGCCCTGCACCGTGTCGGTTTACCGGGCGGAACTTGCCGCTGAGCCTGCCTACGCCGCTGACGCGGATACCTCTACTTCTGCTGACACTCCCGAGAACGACGCTGAGGCCGCACCTGCAGAGCCTGCCGAGCCAGCTGAGCCAGCTGAGCCAGCCGCCGATGGTTCCACTCCTATCGGAAGCCCTGTGTATCCGGACGGCTTTACCGGGACACTGGCGCTGCAGAACCTTGAAGCCTTTGACGAGCAGATGGTGGGCGATGCCCTGTCCCGGATGGCGCATTTGATGTCCTGGGTGCAGGCGCTGCAGGTCCGCCTGCTGAACCGCATGGAAGAGATCTTCCGGGAGGACTTCCACGCCGCTTCGGGGCGGCTCGAGCCCGGGATAGCGTTCAGTCAGGCAGCGTCAGAATGTGCAGCTATTTTGAACATTCCGCAGGTCACCGCTCAGCGCATGATGAGCGAGGCGCTCAACTTGTGCAGCACCCATACCGCCACCCTGACCGCCTTGGAAGAAGGACAGCTGAGTTACCAGCACGCGCAGGTGGTGCTGGACCAGTGCCAAAACGTGCCAGCGGGTGCACTACCGGAATTTGAGGGTGACTTGCTGGCAGCAGCACCCGGCCAAACCCGGTCCCAGTTCTCCTGTAAGGCCCGCCGGCTGCGTGAAAGGAAGTTTCCGGACACTGTCAGCAAACAACACCAGTCAGCTTTCGAGCAGCGCAAGGTCACTCTGGACCGGGAGGAGGACGGAATGTCCTGCCTGTCCGCCCACCTGCGAGCCGCCGAAGCTCAGCAGATTTACACGGCGCTCAGCACGGCAGCCCGCGGTGAGCAGGCGGCCGGGGATTCCCGGAGCACGGACCAACTGCGCGCAGACATTCTCGCGCAGCTGCTGATGGGCGGCAGACTTTTCGCCGCGACCGGAACCCGGCGCGGGACCGGAGCCAACCGCGGAGGTAGGCACGACGGCGGAAGTGGCGACAGCGAGCAAGGCGGCGGCTCCAAACACCCAGGAGTAGTCACCGGGAACGACAGCGACGTGAGGTTTTCCGGCGGTGAGCGCCTCGGAGACGAGTCTGGCCCAGACGAAGGGATTGTCCCGCGCGCGGAAATCATGGTCCTGATCAACGCCGAAACCCTCTTCGGCGCAGACGAACAACCCGCCGAACTACACGGCTACGGACCTATCAGCGCAGAAGCGGCTCGACGGCTAGCCCGGAACGCCGTCGGCTGGACTGGGCTCGCCCAAAACCCGCAGACAGGTGAAATCCTCGGCGTGGGACGGCGTCGAAAAGTCCCGGCAGGGCTCCGCCGCTGGCTCCGAGCGAGGGATGGAACCTGTCGGTTCCCCGGTTGCCGGGTCAGCACCGTGAACGCGGACATTGACCACACCGTCGACTGGGCCCGCGGAGGTCCCACCGACCATGGAAACCTGGAACACCTCTGCCGACGGCACCATCGGTTCAAGACCCTGGGCTTCTGGAAAGCGTGCCAGCCCGAACCCGGGGTAATCGAGTGGACTTCGCCGACCGGACGTACTTACCGCACCGAGCCGTACTTGGACCTGGGGACACCGGATCCGGCGCCGAACCTCCGAGCAGAGCATGAGCAGAGGGAACCTCTGCAGGAATCGGCGCCGCAGGAACAGGCACCGCCGTTCTAG
- a CDS encoding VOC family protein, producing MDMLSGEAIAAAKLTDWRKLAQGLHARYLVDDFGTGARFVTAVGEAGDTLGHHPSVSIGTGYVDLKLVSADAIYRDGKGVKHVVEWVTQQDVDLARLITEIAADHQLDADPASVSVLELGLDTARSATIAPVWAALLTGNADAQGHGSPSDEIRDATGRIPNLWFGDADELKTVNQRFHIEVYVAPEVAEQRIIAAVAAGGTVVDDSGSPSLTVIADQDGNRAVLCIAETPASKETS from the coding sequence ATGGACATGCTGTCGGGTGAGGCGATCGCCGCGGCCAAGCTGACCGATTGGCGCAAGTTGGCCCAAGGGCTGCACGCCCGCTACCTGGTCGATGACTTCGGCACCGGAGCACGGTTCGTGACAGCGGTAGGTGAGGCGGGCGATACGCTCGGACACCACCCCAGCGTGTCGATCGGCACCGGGTACGTCGACCTCAAATTGGTCAGCGCAGACGCCATCTACCGCGATGGCAAAGGCGTCAAACACGTCGTCGAATGGGTCACCCAGCAGGATGTCGACCTCGCGAGGCTGATCACCGAGATCGCCGCTGACCACCAGCTCGACGCCGACCCGGCCTCGGTCAGCGTCCTCGAACTCGGCCTCGACACGGCCCGCTCAGCAACGATTGCCCCGGTGTGGGCAGCCCTGCTGACAGGCAACGCAGACGCCCAGGGCCACGGGTCGCCCAGCGACGAGATCCGGGATGCCACGGGGCGGATACCAAACCTGTGGTTCGGAGACGCGGACGAGCTCAAGACCGTGAATCAACGGTTCCACATCGAGGTTTATGTGGCGCCCGAGGTGGCCGAGCAGCGAATCATCGCTGCCGTCGCCGCAGGAGGAACCGTCGTGGATGACAGCGGTTCACCGTCACTCACCGTGATCGCCGACCAGGACGGCAATAGAGCGGTCCTGTGCATTGCCGAGACGCCGGCATCGAAGGAAACATCCTGA